The following are from one region of the Paenibacillus sabinae T27 genome:
- a CDS encoding MFS transporter, giving the protein MEQQSGNFHELFGGSKGIIYSIALLVGTSMGVINPLSTTHMTTNHGDEIWIGIISSSYFFFMALGSVFVDRTMRGSNVKRVITTGLLLTSVCASIFPFFTVNSIWLGLMSVMGIGISCNMVGMQTALHNLSSAKSLGMINGIYSLCYALGLIVSAALSPQVYGYAAWLPFAFSGLCLVLAAGIIHFKLTDVLIIPGRARDKVISKITLALFGAFVYGFSETIVVSLYPLYLIREHVEVSQTGYALSIFVIGSIIGLLPLTYLADRIGRRKCLAICVLLSIVAVTGIVYVSDMSLKMLFSFAAGFMIGPLYPLSMALAVQDLPQSERSSGNAWFTTFYGFGSAAGPFFSSVVMDVWGHRHIFTASLLLFGLFLTHMFVTRKGSKVRLAKEEML; this is encoded by the coding sequence ATGGAGCAGCAATCGGGCAACTTTCATGAGCTCTTTGGCGGAAGCAAAGGGATCATTTACAGCATTGCCCTTCTGGTGGGAACCTCCATGGGCGTCATCAACCCGCTTTCTACGACCCACATGACCACCAACCATGGAGATGAAATCTGGATTGGCATCATTTCTTCCTCTTATTTTTTCTTTATGGCACTGGGTTCCGTATTTGTGGACCGCACGATGAGAGGAAGCAATGTGAAAAGGGTCATTACGACAGGGCTGCTGCTAACCTCAGTTTGCGCATCGATTTTCCCGTTTTTTACCGTCAATAGTATCTGGCTGGGCCTCATGTCCGTGATGGGTATTGGCATCAGCTGCAATATGGTGGGGATGCAGACAGCGCTGCATAATCTTTCGAGTGCAAAAAGTCTCGGGATGATCAACGGAATTTACAGCTTATGCTATGCCTTGGGGCTGATAGTCAGCGCGGCGCTGTCGCCGCAGGTGTACGGTTATGCGGCATGGCTGCCCTTTGCTTTCAGCGGTCTGTGCCTGGTGCTCGCCGCGGGAATTATTCATTTTAAGCTGACCGATGTATTGATCATTCCCGGGCGTGCAAGGGACAAGGTCATATCCAAAATTACGCTGGCACTCTTCGGGGCCTTTGTGTACGGGTTCAGCGAAACGATTGTCGTTTCGTTGTATCCCCTCTACTTAATAAGGGAGCATGTCGAGGTTTCCCAGACAGGGTATGCTTTAAGTATTTTTGTAATCGGCAGCATTATCGGTCTTCTTCCATTAACCTATCTGGCCGACCGGATCGGACGGAGGAAGTGCCTGGCTATATGTGTGCTTCTCTCGATTGTGGCCGTGACCGGCATCGTGTACGTATCGGATATGTCTCTTAAAATGCTTTTTTCCTTCGCCGCCGGGTTTATGATCGGGCCGCTGTATCCTCTCTCAATGGCTCTTGCGGTTCAGGATTTGCCTCAAAGCGAGAGGTCATCGGGAAATGCATGGTTCACCACCTTTTACGGCTTTGGTTCGGCGGCCGGGCCGTTTTTCTCCTCAGTCGTGATGGACGTTTGGGGGCACCGGCATATTTTTACGGCCAGTCTGCTGCTGTTTGGCTTGTTTCTGACCCACATGTTTGTGACTAGAAAAGGTTCAAAAGTACGATTAGCCAAGGAGGAAATGTTGTGA
- a CDS encoding type I polyketide synthase yields the protein MSRFKRKSKENLSILKGKSITGKYAELGNLANALVQVTGNPERGITFIQNDNSEFFLSYQALLDGATRRLGGLQELGFKPGEYALILLEDSKDFILTFWACILGGVIPVPASYPASSKVINTSLSKLQAIWEVIERPRILSDRSLLESREEMETTLGISGLQILEASSLDEAQQDGTLMLADAHSPALIQFSSGSTNIPKGTILTHDNLLTNIEAIISSCRMSDKDRSLGWMPYHHDMGLIGFHLSTLVCGIHQFNMTPMKFVKRPTLWLDIIDKHRITFSGCPNFGLRLVHSRVKEEQLSSWDLSSLRLLFNGAEPVSVKTMRKFMDKFAKSGFNKNAMFPVYGMAEACLAVSFPALGEEPLVHSLNRELLAGESRAEAIDEDDKRATLMADEGYPVHGMEIRIVEEESGEVVPEGTVGEIQIRGRNVTSGYINNPEVTAKSFQDGWLKTGDTGFILNGRLSVSGRIKDIVFVNGQNFFAHDIEAVIEELDEVEPGKMAVCGWHDEAEGKEKVGLFSTQRLQEKDVKPVYSRILRHINETMGIPVDYVSFIRSIPKTTSGKVQRFNLVESFKKGEFQDKTYPGSYFTAEANPMEPEKKSGGEAASGAFIETIRKIWASVLHKPVETIPYDEPFLSLGGTSLKAMQVLGALEDELHIELTHDLLIKCRTVREMDEYLAVWINSKGSPSEERKEPSASSGVKSGGGDIAVIAMACRFPGASSPEEFWNNLMQGVTSIGEVPVSHWNIDDYYSPSPEFGKTYCRTGGFLDNPYGFDAGLFGISDEEAAVMDPQQRMVLELTYELIERAGYSRQQMSGKKVGLFVGAGGNSYFEYHLNTLNRMKLQSFDSFAVLSREQQEQIMEEWRRKLGITGDHSNLLVDNIVNMIPARTSQEFNFKGPSMAVDTACSSSLVTLHLAADSIRRGECESAIAGGISLLLTPTSYQYFSNAGALSASGRSSVFDAGADGFVPGEGGGLVMLKPLEQAQRDGDSVLAVLRASEINNDGHSIGVMAPNPDGQRELIESLYVRSGLNPADIQYVEAHGTGTKIGDPSEVRALDKAFKSWGLAAQSIAIGSVKSNIGHLLGAAGIASFIKIVMALRNKTMPPQVNVVQPNPMLKFEQTPFYLLPEASEWKVAEGAARRAAINSFGFGGTNSHMVVEEALQGHTISREGYPERPKHVIGLSAHTPSALEQKKAELAAFLEQSGEYSLGDVCYTENVTRTALPHRFHAVADSAQDLIDKLKLPSPEPVSALISPKIALMFTGQGSQYAGMGRALYDQLPVFRQIVDECSEAFYPYLQLKLTDLLYGAAADNQVLAQTNITQPAVFTMDYTFGRLLLDLGIRPAYLLGHSIGEWVAACLAGVVSLEDAARLVAARGKLMSELPAAGAMAAVFTSASKLNALLKSFEGSLWVAGYNVTHQVVSGTAEAVEAFVSALQTQGIGAKKLNVSQAFHTPLMEPMLEAFKKELEATVFHAPQIPVISNVTAEVIQESPTAQYWMQHILDAVKFEQSLTYAIDQEVSVLVECGPDAILAGMAGGLQHPGKPQVLHSLSRKKENWETWLGMLGQLFSLGAGINWTAIEPEHVYRKVALPAYPFEHKTFKPDFGADSEAGANGSGLFHEWQWKPADLTGGTLFNEGALIVWNGNLEIGGELERLTDTERNPVYYAASGDKFHFDGKRSFTIRPDHAEDYADLLEQVPGRLSAVIHLSHYLQEELHAENLLKDGGVNEHFYSLLYLGQGLVRHGLSDVQLVIVTDKAYALPDDAGGGNPNQAAAATLGQVIGTENDGIRVSIVDMNKQEYPSGRELAKALTLAIQQQADEESISAIRGGVRYERTLEKMPAPAVGQAINLNDGETYLITGGTGLVGGQIALALARQARINVVLTGRKQLPPDHPLLPKLEELGAQVMYAAVDVTDQAQMEELLRSIHAAYGPLHGVVHAAGQLEYTPHKILSRSVNDMDSILAPKWKGTIITDLVTRQEPLRFFAALSSVSATRKAWASGLGDYAAANAFLNSYSSYRTKVQAPGRSLSVNFSLWSDTGAGTEFGNLLELTLRSQGLKPLAHSRAADAFLRALGTARPDVIHILDLVKTDEKKERPAALKAERHPAAAADTGARTQVYHTAKEIRETVYRTIAGQLQIPVSHLEAGKNFMELGLDSLGAVQVVSKLGGIFNTELYPTLIFEYQTPEELSAHIVELLTAEPVKAAAHGENKKPEDNGKNEKLGDIAIIGIGLRIPGAGNPEEYWELLHNGRSAIRPVDPGRWSNDEHVNTDATALHTTYISRGGFIDAPYDFDPLFFGMSPKEAEATDPQQRIFLQIAWEALQQAGYGGKYRTRKIGVFAGCEQNTYMEHFANYRSYKLIKNRLADSPAFKRMNPEERQEILAGISGVLEPARLVPDTVAGNGLNEVAARVSHCLNLTGPSLIVNSACSSSLVAIHMACESLRTGESEMAIAGGVNLNLSPTPFVSLSRVTALSPTGVCYPFDQRANGMVLGEGAGAVLLKPLEAAQRDGDYIYAVIKGSAINNDGRSQGITAPRPQGQAEVIRAAFLRTGIHPETVSYVETHGTATPLGDPIEIEGMTQAFSTFTDKKQFCGIGSVKSSVGHMLSAAGVTSLIKVALALKHQTLPHTLNYDRPNPNIDFEQSPFYVVDKYPRPWKAEGDTPLRASVNAFGFGGTNAHVILEQAPQTADVLSPADNEPHLLMLTGRNEQSIRAVAGQLRAYLEKHEEASAASVCCTMNLSQKEMSAKAAAVIRSREHLTSVLSAVENGESFAEITKGRSNPSRTTAVHLMLDGNLKVSCSEVDALCSRFPGFDSAYQKAKQEIKSGGEQLKSFALQYASAKLLLELGIRPAGIFAEGTGILAALVLTGQISLRQAVLFMQEGIEQPGETTIDDHEFLKCPVVTPLGVIYRGHNRDIWSFVKNAAGNKLEEQDFTDAMGAGEALIYFGSDLRSVNLPAGQRDTIQTLSISLESDAVENLLQGMGKLYVLGVPFDPSGLGSPDQKKVLLPTYPFANEFYKVSYEQEEVPVIKAGLRKIEV from the coding sequence GTGAGCAGATTCAAGAGGAAGAGTAAAGAGAATCTATCTATTCTCAAGGGAAAAAGCATAACCGGCAAATATGCCGAGCTCGGCAATCTGGCGAATGCCCTCGTTCAAGTGACGGGCAACCCGGAAAGAGGCATTACTTTTATCCAAAATGATAACTCGGAATTCTTCCTTTCGTATCAGGCGCTCTTGGATGGAGCTACCCGCCGCCTGGGAGGTCTGCAGGAACTAGGGTTTAAGCCGGGCGAGTATGCGTTGATTTTGCTGGAAGACAGCAAGGATTTCATTCTTACCTTCTGGGCCTGCATCCTTGGCGGTGTTATCCCTGTTCCGGCATCCTACCCGGCATCCTCCAAGGTAATCAATACCTCGCTTAGCAAGCTGCAGGCCATTTGGGAGGTTATTGAGCGTCCCCGGATTCTGTCCGACCGAAGTCTGCTGGAGTCCCGTGAAGAAATGGAAACGACACTCGGCATCAGCGGATTGCAGATTCTTGAAGCTTCAAGCCTGGATGAGGCGCAGCAGGACGGAACTCTTATGCTGGCTGACGCCCATTCGCCCGCGCTGATCCAGTTTAGCTCCGGCAGCACGAATATACCTAAAGGGACGATCCTGACTCATGACAACCTGTTAACAAACATTGAGGCCATTATCTCCAGCTGCCGGATGTCGGACAAGGACCGCTCCCTCGGCTGGATGCCATACCACCACGATATGGGGCTGATCGGCTTTCACCTCTCCACCTTGGTTTGCGGCATCCATCAATTCAATATGACGCCCATGAAATTCGTCAAGCGGCCGACCCTGTGGCTCGATATCATCGATAAGCACCGGATCACCTTCTCCGGCTGCCCCAATTTCGGTCTTCGGCTCGTTCACAGCAGGGTGAAGGAGGAACAATTGAGCTCCTGGGACCTAAGCTCGTTAAGATTGCTCTTTAACGGCGCCGAACCCGTTTCAGTCAAAACAATGCGGAAATTCATGGATAAATTTGCGAAAAGCGGATTCAACAAAAATGCCATGTTTCCGGTTTACGGGATGGCCGAGGCCTGTCTGGCCGTAAGCTTTCCCGCCCTGGGTGAAGAGCCTCTGGTTCACTCGTTGAACCGCGAATTGCTGGCGGGAGAATCGCGTGCCGAGGCCATTGACGAGGACGACAAGCGGGCCACATTAATGGCCGATGAAGGCTATCCTGTCCATGGCATGGAAATTCGGATTGTGGAGGAGGAATCCGGCGAAGTCGTTCCCGAGGGAACCGTGGGCGAAATCCAGATTCGCGGGCGGAATGTCACTTCCGGTTATATCAACAACCCTGAGGTTACAGCCAAATCCTTTCAGGACGGGTGGCTAAAGACCGGCGATACCGGTTTTATTTTGAACGGGCGTTTATCGGTCAGCGGACGGATCAAGGACATAGTCTTCGTCAACGGGCAGAACTTTTTCGCCCATGATATTGAAGCGGTCATTGAGGAGCTGGACGAGGTTGAGCCTGGAAAAATGGCCGTTTGCGGTTGGCATGATGAGGCAGAGGGAAAAGAAAAGGTGGGGCTGTTCTCCACCCAGCGGCTGCAGGAGAAGGACGTAAAGCCGGTCTATTCCAGAATCCTCCGCCATATCAACGAGACAATGGGTATTCCTGTCGACTATGTCTCATTCATCCGCTCTATTCCCAAGACGACCAGCGGCAAAGTGCAGCGATTCAATCTTGTCGAATCATTCAAGAAGGGCGAATTTCAGGATAAGACGTATCCTGGCTCTTATTTTACAGCCGAAGCTAATCCGATGGAACCGGAGAAAAAATCAGGCGGCGAAGCCGCTTCCGGTGCATTTATAGAGACCATTCGGAAGATATGGGCTTCTGTTCTTCATAAACCGGTAGAAACCATACCGTACGATGAGCCCTTCCTGTCTTTGGGAGGCACCTCTTTGAAAGCAATGCAAGTTCTTGGGGCGCTTGAGGATGAGCTGCACATTGAACTGACGCATGATTTGTTAATCAAATGCCGCACCGTGCGTGAAATGGACGAGTACCTTGCCGTCTGGATTAACTCCAAGGGCAGCCCCTCCGAAGAGCGGAAGGAGCCGTCCGCTTCAAGTGGCGTCAAGTCCGGCGGCGGAGATATTGCCGTGATCGCCATGGCCTGCCGGTTCCCGGGAGCGTCCAGCCCGGAGGAGTTCTGGAACAACCTGATGCAGGGAGTGACGTCAATCGGCGAAGTGCCCGTCAGCCATTGGAATATTGATGACTATTACAGTCCGAGTCCGGAATTCGGCAAGACCTACTGCCGCACAGGAGGCTTTCTTGACAATCCCTACGGCTTTGACGCCGGCTTGTTTGGCATCTCCGATGAAGAAGCGGCTGTGATGGACCCGCAGCAGCGAATGGTCCTGGAACTGACATACGAGCTGATCGAACGGGCGGGGTATTCCCGGCAGCAAATGAGCGGGAAGAAGGTCGGACTATTTGTCGGTGCAGGAGGAAATTCCTATTTTGAATATCATCTGAATACCTTGAACCGGATGAAGCTGCAGAGCTTTGACAGCTTCGCCGTGCTCAGCCGTGAGCAGCAGGAGCAGATAATGGAGGAGTGGAGACGGAAGCTGGGAATCACGGGCGACCATTCCAATCTGCTGGTCGATAATATTGTTAATATGATTCCGGCGCGAACCTCGCAGGAATTCAATTTCAAAGGGCCGAGCATGGCCGTGGATACGGCGTGCTCATCGTCGCTGGTTACCCTTCACCTTGCCGCCGATTCCATTCGCAGAGGGGAATGCGAATCCGCTATAGCTGGAGGAATCTCTCTCCTGCTGACGCCTACCTCGTATCAATATTTCAGCAATGCCGGCGCTTTATCTGCCAGCGGGCGCAGCAGCGTCTTTGATGCCGGCGCCGACGGCTTCGTACCCGGAGAAGGGGGCGGGCTGGTAATGCTCAAGCCACTTGAGCAAGCGCAAAGAGACGGAGATTCCGTTCTGGCGGTTCTTAGGGCCAGTGAAATCAACAACGACGGCCACTCCATCGGTGTTATGGCCCCTAACCCTGACGGGCAGAGAGAGCTGATCGAGTCCCTCTATGTGCGCAGCGGGCTGAATCCGGCGGACATTCAGTATGTGGAAGCCCATGGAACGGGCACGAAAATCGGGGATCCGAGCGAAGTCAGAGCGCTTGATAAAGCCTTCAAAAGCTGGGGGCTTGCCGCGCAATCGATAGCCATTGGTTCGGTAAAATCCAATATCGGGCATCTGTTGGGCGCGGCGGGAATCGCCAGCTTTATCAAGATCGTCATGGCCCTGCGGAACAAAACGATGCCGCCGCAGGTGAATGTTGTTCAGCCGAATCCGATGCTGAAATTTGAGCAGACTCCTTTCTATCTGCTCCCTGAAGCCAGCGAATGGAAAGTGGCGGAGGGAGCGGCCAGACGAGCGGCCATTAACTCCTTCGGTTTTGGCGGGACCAACAGCCATATGGTCGTTGAAGAGGCGCTGCAGGGACATACGATAAGCAGGGAAGGGTATCCTGAGCGGCCGAAGCACGTCATCGGGCTGTCGGCTCACACTCCTTCCGCGCTGGAGCAAAAAAAGGCGGAGCTGGCGGCCTTTCTCGAACAATCCGGGGAGTATTCGCTCGGGGATGTGTGCTACACGGAAAATGTGACGCGTACTGCGCTGCCGCACCGTTTCCATGCGGTAGCGGATTCGGCTCAGGACCTGATCGACAAATTAAAGCTCCCTTCGCCTGAGCCGGTATCGGCCCTGATTTCGCCGAAGATTGCGTTGATGTTTACCGGACAAGGCTCGCAATATGCGGGGATGGGCAGAGCTTTATACGATCAGCTTCCCGTTTTTCGTCAAATTGTGGACGAGTGCTCCGAGGCCTTTTATCCCTATTTGCAATTGAAGCTGACCGACTTGCTCTACGGCGCGGCGGCCGACAATCAAGTTCTTGCGCAGACGAACATCACTCAACCGGCCGTCTTTACGATGGACTATACCTTTGGCAGACTGCTGCTCGATTTGGGCATCCGGCCCGCTTACCTGCTCGGCCACAGCATCGGGGAATGGGTTGCTGCTTGTCTCGCGGGCGTCGTGAGCCTTGAGGATGCGGCAAGATTGGTAGCCGCAAGAGGCAAGTTAATGAGTGAGCTGCCGGCGGCGGGCGCCATGGCGGCGGTATTTACTTCAGCCAGCAAACTTAATGCTTTGCTGAAGTCCTTTGAAGGTTCCTTGTGGGTCGCTGGGTACAACGTCACGCATCAGGTTGTGTCCGGAACGGCGGAAGCGGTGGAAGCATTTGTGTCCGCGCTGCAGACGCAGGGAATTGGAGCCAAGAAACTGAATGTGTCCCAAGCCTTTCACACGCCGCTGATGGAACCGATGCTGGAAGCGTTCAAGAAGGAACTGGAAGCCACTGTGTTCCATGCTCCGCAAATTCCGGTCATTTCCAATGTGACCGCTGAAGTCATTCAGGAATCACCCACGGCGCAGTATTGGATGCAGCATATTCTGGATGCCGTTAAGTTTGAGCAAAGCCTGACTTACGCGATAGACCAGGAGGTCTCGGTTCTGGTCGAATGCGGACCGGACGCTATCCTTGCCGGGATGGCGGGAGGCTTGCAGCATCCAGGCAAACCGCAGGTGCTCCATTCTCTTAGCCGCAAAAAAGAGAACTGGGAGACCTGGCTCGGTATGCTTGGGCAGTTATTTTCGCTGGGAGCGGGCATCAATTGGACAGCGATAGAGCCCGAGCATGTCTACCGGAAAGTGGCGCTCCCGGCGTATCCTTTCGAGCATAAGACGTTCAAGCCGGACTTTGGAGCAGACTCGGAAGCTGGGGCAAATGGCAGCGGCTTGTTCCACGAATGGCAGTGGAAACCTGCGGACCTTACCGGCGGTACCCTGTTTAATGAAGGAGCCCTGATCGTATGGAATGGCAACCTGGAGATCGGCGGGGAGCTGGAACGCCTGACGGACACTGAACGGAACCCGGTCTACTACGCTGCCTCCGGCGATAAGTTCCATTTCGACGGCAAGCGCAGCTTTACCATACGGCCCGACCATGCGGAGGATTATGCGGATTTGCTGGAGCAGGTGCCAGGCAGGCTGTCGGCAGTTATTCATTTATCCCATTATCTGCAGGAAGAGCTTCATGCCGAGAATCTGCTGAAGGATGGCGGCGTGAATGAACATTTTTACAGTCTTCTGTATTTGGGGCAAGGTTTGGTCCGCCACGGGCTGAGCGATGTCCAGCTGGTCATAGTTACGGATAAAGCTTATGCACTGCCTGACGATGCAGGCGGGGGCAATCCGAATCAGGCGGCTGCGGCCACACTGGGCCAGGTCATCGGTACCGAGAATGACGGAATCCGGGTATCGATAGTTGATATGAACAAGCAGGAATACCCGTCAGGCCGGGAGCTGGCCAAAGCATTGACTTTAGCCATACAGCAGCAGGCCGATGAGGAGTCGATCTCGGCCATACGCGGCGGTGTCCGTTATGAGCGCACCTTGGAGAAAATGCCCGCGCCGGCCGTAGGACAGGCTATTAACCTTAACGATGGGGAAACGTACCTGATCACTGGAGGCACTGGGCTCGTGGGAGGCCAAATTGCTCTGGCGCTTGCGCGGCAAGCACGGATCAATGTCGTTCTTACTGGCCGAAAACAGCTTCCGCCAGATCATCCCCTCCTGCCAAAGCTGGAAGAGCTGGGCGCTCAGGTGATGTACGCGGCCGTAGATGTTACGGATCAGGCTCAAATGGAGGAACTGCTGCGCAGCATTCACGCCGCCTATGGCCCATTGCACGGAGTCGTTCATGCCGCGGGACAGCTGGAATACACGCCGCATAAGATTTTAAGCCGAAGTGTAAACGATATGGACAGCATTCTGGCTCCCAAATGGAAGGGGACCATTATTACGGACCTCGTAACCCGTCAAGAGCCGCTGCGATTCTTCGCGGCCCTGTCTTCGGTTTCGGCCACCCGCAAAGCATGGGCCTCGGGTCTTGGCGATTATGCCGCGGCCAACGCTTTCTTGAATAGCTACAGCTCCTATCGAACGAAGGTGCAGGCTCCGGGGCGTTCCTTGTCGGTCAACTTCTCGCTTTGGTCGGACACGGGGGCGGGAACGGAGTTTGGGAATCTTCTTGAGCTGACGCTTAGATCACAAGGGCTGAAGCCGCTTGCTCACTCGAGAGCCGCCGATGCTTTCCTGAGAGCCTTGGGAACCGCCCGGCCGGATGTCATTCATATCCTGGACCTGGTAAAAACCGATGAGAAGAAGGAACGCCCGGCCGCTCTTAAAGCAGAACGTCATCCCGCAGCCGCCGCCGATACCGGCGCTCGGACGCAGGTTTACCACACGGCAAAAGAAATCCGGGAAACGGTATACCGGACAATAGCCGGGCAGCTGCAAATTCCTGTCAGCCACCTGGAGGCGGGCAAGAATTTCATGGAGCTTGGCCTGGATTCGCTCGGGGCGGTTCAGGTGGTGTCCAAGCTTGGCGGCATCTTTAATACCGAGCTGTACCCGACGCTCATTTTTGAATACCAGACGCCCGAAGAATTATCCGCGCACATTGTGGAGCTGCTCACGGCTGAACCCGTAAAGGCAGCGGCTCACGGGGAGAACAAGAAACCCGAGGACAACGGGAAGAATGAAAAACTTGGAGATATCGCCATTATCGGGATCGGTCTGCGCATACCCGGAGCGGGCAATCCGGAGGAATATTGGGAGCTGCTGCATAACGGCCGAAGCGCCATTCGCCCTGTCGATCCCGGAAGATGGTCTAATGATGAGCATGTGAACACCGATGCCACGGCGCTTCATACGACTTACATCAGCCGTGGGGGCTTTATCGACGCTCCGTACGACTTTGATCCGTTGTTCTTTGGAATGTCGCCGAAAGAAGCGGAGGCCACCGATCCCCAGCAGAGGATCTTTCTGCAGATCGCCTGGGAGGCCTTGCAGCAAGCGGGGTATGGAGGGAAATACCGCACCCGCAAAATCGGCGTGTTCGCAGGCTGCGAGCAGAACACCTATATGGAGCACTTCGCCAATTACCGTTCCTATAAGCTGATCAAGAACCGTTTGGCGGACAGCCCCGCCTTCAAACGGATGAACCCTGAAGAACGGCAGGAAATTCTCGCCGGCATTTCCGGCGTTCTTGAGCCGGCCCGCCTCGTTCCCGATACGGTCGCCGGCAACGGCTTGAATGAGGTAGCGGCGCGGGTAAGCCATTGCTTGAATTTGACCGGACCCAGTCTGATCGTAAATTCCGCCTGCTCCTCTTCCCTGGTAGCCATTCACATGGCCTGTGAAAGTCTTCGCACCGGAGAGTCTGAAATGGCCATTGCGGGCGGCGTGAACCTGAACCTTAGCCCGACGCCGTTCGTCTCCCTCAGCCGGGTGACCGCGCTGTCGCCGACCGGAGTCTGCTACCCGTTTGACCAAAGAGCGAACGGAATGGTGCTGGGTGAAGGAGCCGGAGCTGTACTGCTGAAGCCGCTTGAAGCCGCGCAGAGAGACGGCGATTACATCTATGCGGTCATCAAAGGCTCGGCCATTAACAATGACGGCCGCTCCCAGGGAATTACTGCGCCAAGACCGCAGGGGCAGGCCGAGGTAATCAGGGCAGCGTTCCTGCGGACGGGAATACATCCCGAAACGGTTTCTTATGTCGAAACGCACGGTACCGCCACGCCGCTTGGCGACCCCATTGAAATTGAGGGGATGACCCAGGCGTTCAGCACCTTTACGGACAAGAAGCAATTTTGCGGAATCGGTTCAGTCAAATCCTCCGTTGGCCATATGCTGTCCGCCGCCGGGGTGACCAGTCTGATCAAGGTGGCTCTTGCCTTGAAGCATCAAACGCTGCCGCATACGCTGAATTATGACCGGCCGAATCCGAATATCGATTTTGAGCAATCCCCGTTCTATGTGGTCGATAAATATCCAAGACCATGGAAGGCGGAAGGAGACACGCCGCTCAGAGCAAGTGTCAATGCCTTCGGATTCGGAGGTACCAACGCCCATGTTATTTTGGAACAGGCCCCGCAGACTGCGGATGTTCTTTCTCCGGCGGATAACGAACCGCATCTTCTGATGCTTACCGGCAGAAATGAACAAAGCATAAGGGCCGTTGCCGGACAGCTCAGAGCGTATCTTGAAAAGCATGAGGAGGCTAGCGCAGCTTCCGTATGCTGCACAATGAATCTTTCACAGAAAGAAATGTCCGCCAAAGCGGCTGCCGTCATCAGGTCCCGTGAGCATTTGACGAGTGTTCTTTCCGCGGTTGAAAATGGCGAGTCTTTTGCTGAAATTACCAAAGGACGCTCCAATCCAAGCCGAACGACAGCGGTACATCTTATGCTGGACGGCAATCTAAAGGTAAGCTGCAGTGAAGTGGATGCGCTCTGCTCCCGGTTCCCAGGCTTTGACTCGGCCTACCAGAAAGCGAAGCAGGAAATTAAGAGTGGCGGAGAGCAGCTTAAGTCTTTTGCCCTTCAATACGCATCTGCAAAGCTGCTGCTCGAATTAGGGATTCGTCCTGCCGGAATCTTTGCGGAGGGAACAGGCATACTCGCCGCGCTCGTTCTCACAGGCCAGATTTCACTGCGGCAAGCCGTATTATTTATGCAGGAGGGAATCGAGCAGCCTGGCGAGACGACAATTGATGATCACGAATTTTTGAAATGTCCGGTGGTAACTCCTCTAGGCGTAATCTATCGCGGCCATAACAGAGACATCTGGTCTTTCGTTAAGAACGCTGCCGGGAATAAACTGGAGGAACAGGATTTTACGGATGCCATGGGCGCGGGCGAAGCGCTGATTTATTTCGGAAGCGATCTTCGCTCGGTTAACCTGCCGGCCGGTCAGCGCGATACAATCCAGACCCTAAGCATCTCGCTGGAATCGGACGCTGTAGAGAATCTTTTGCAGGGCATGGGCAAGCTGTATGTTCTTGGCGTTCCTTTCGACCCGTCCGGACTTGGTAGTCCCGATCAGAAAAAGGTGCTCTTGCCGACCTATCCGTTCGCTAATGAGTTCTATAAGGTTTCTTATGAACAAGAGGAAGTGCCGGTCATAAAGGCAGGACTCCGAAAAATCGAGGTATAA